Genomic segment of Plasmodium brasilianum strain Bolivian I chromosome 8, whole genome shotgun sequence:
atactAACTGCTAAGAAGAAGTGCTTTTTAAATAGgtatttactattatttttttttcaaactaagaaaaaaaaaatatataaatatatatgtacacatgtgtgcatatatgtacgtgtacaTGCCGGTTTTACAGTTGAGCAAGCACCTTTAATAGCTGTTAACACACCCaacaatttaaaataaactcggaaaatacatatatatatgagctttaatataaaaatactgtAGTTATTTTTGagcatttattttaacagtATTAATATTCCTATATGTGTATAactagtatatatatatatatatatataaatatatatatattatcacgATAATATAGGAAAATCATATGAATAATGTATAAATCTAGTAATTATTATTCTGAAATATCCTTTGTATACTCATATAAGAATTGTATAAGAATAGTAATGACTAATATTTTGTAGGTGTATTCTCATTAaatctacattttttttttttttttttggaatttatttttgtaaaaagacaaaaagttattttttatttataatgaaaGTATCTACATTTAATGactatttcttctttttcgttttctGCTATTTAGCTCATCTTAATTCATGGTCGTTTTATTCTTGCCTTTATGTATATCTTATTTTACCCTGTTGGGctatatttagaaatatacataaaattttcacttttttaatACTACGAAATATATCTTGTActcattaaattatttttatcttcctTTACTTTAGTATGTTCATATCCTTTCagttttgttttatgttaTGTTAAATTGTTTCTTATTCGTTtaattttgtgttttttGTGATTTTCCATAaggtttatttttttatatatacttactaagtaaaattttatattatttttcgtattttattatatttttttctcataggtgtttttacatataatttcataTCATGAAATTGgttacatattatattttcactaTAAGAAcaattattaacataatgatcattatcatatatacaataatcattatttctttttttgcacgctgattattattatgataatttatattttttgttaaattttactttttcataGACATATTGGATTAACATTTTCATCCTTATATATGATACTATATTTTGCATCCTCGTATTCGATACTAGCTTTTTCATCCTCGTATTCGATACTAGCTTTTTCATCCTCGTATTCGATACTAGCTTTTTCATCCTCGTATTCGATACTAGCTTTTTCATCCTCGTATTCGATACTAGCTTTTTCATCCTCATATTCGATACTATCTGTTCTCTCGATAATTAAGATACTTTCTTCCTCCTCCATCCTATCTTCTCCATGTTGTgttattacaatatattttttatattcatgttCATTTGCATGAtcataacatattttaaaattttatcttcTTCATAATATATGGTCTCATCTATctatttttgattttatttaatcactattattttgaatatgaTCATACTGTGgaatactttttataaattgttttatatgtttaatgtGTTTCGAgttattgaaaatatatccttcatttgaatatatagtagaattattaattaaagagtattatatgttagcataatttttatttttatttttatttctgttCTAAatctttatttgtatttatatttatttttctaattatatTGTAATAACTCATTTTAGAGGCTGtttacacatttttattatagaaatatttattttcatgcATGGATAGGTATTTGCATTcaataacataatatttttagctCTCATAAATGTTTAAGGTTAAACTATTCACTAATATATTAgttttaagttttttataattttcatgcatgttatatttatttgtagaatttttgtttttattggaatgcaataaaaatactacaattttttctttttttttaatctgaCATTATTAATTGGAGGGGgatatataaactttttaaatatattttttattctttaattcAACATTGTTAATTCAAGTACATCACAATACTGTGTATTCTAATGATATTGTTTGTGAATGCAAAGCAAATAagggatataaaaaaataaataaaagtacttatttttttctctatgaTACTATGTTTCagttttttacattttacataaattatatatatatacgtttaaatatatatatatctattaaaaatttaataatataaaaaaaaaaaaaaaaaaaaattgaaacaATCAAATATTTCGATATATTCCCTACAATTTCAATTATATAGAGTAAATGTTCTTAGTTTTTATcaaatgtatacatttttttttgtatattgaGAAAACAGCAGATATGCTTAAGCGATTCAGATATAATACATGATATAAGgactatatatattccatatttttaatgtaactttttttattataactttTATGGTTCTCTGTTATCCTGTTTAAAACCTTTTACACTATTATTCattcaaaaaaagaataattttcaaaaactGAAGAATGTATAACTACAATTCTTGcttaatcaaaaaaatattgatcaATGAGACCTAACGGAACACTCTACGTTGTtgatttttaaatatattactttttgtttattttttaattctatctattattattcatttgaagattttaatgtattatttcattttatcttgtttatatgttttccCTCCATTTAATGTTTAAGAAACTCTTCATTTTCTCTATTTAAGAAGTCGTGATATAATACTTTTGCacaaaattatcataatttttttttcgtttattttcacaatttttaaaatttttcatatatagaGACATCAATGGCTTTATTTCTGGAGAAACAGTTATActgttattataaaatgttttttacaGAGCACTTAATGTAGTTTTGAATAAAAAtcgtataaataaatacatggTTATATTGCTACTGTAATtttgagtttttttttttttccccacctctcttatatatttaattgggtgatcatattaatatttttatcatcagctcttttaatattaaccATAGTTGTTGTAATTATTAAccttataataattttttttttttttttatatatatatgttttaccAATGTAATTTCTTTTGCTGAAGAGTATAGCGgtttctttatatttcttaGTACCTTCATCTAAATGATTTTCTATTAagatttgtttaatttttttacatatttaacattttataatgctgttaattatatatgaattttataatatttataatgaatacatatatgttttattaaagtcattatatattattatattccataatatttactattaataagaattcactgtcataaaaaaaaaaaatatacttaagtttattatatatatatatatatatatatatatatgtatacatatacatactattaatactttaattataatacaaAACAGTAGCTACCTTAGAAatgttattgttatatagaattttaaattatttattaggacaacatttttaatatatttatttttactttgatattaaaaaactGCATGCTACACCTTTTTATGTCAGATGGCAGCGTTATATGTGCatactaaaaattttaaatatatttttttttaatccaaaaatattcttttatttaaattgtatcattaaaatttttattttaattgttatttttaatcgTATTCACTTTTTAAgagattaaaattttattttacttttgaaaaatggtttacaaaaaagatctaaataattgttattagaaatataaaactctgaatttcttttttttttttttttttttgacatttattaatttttcctagcttaaattaaattataatcattataatattcataattctacaaataatatttaccAAATGTGtattttaagtataatttcgttttttttaaaatgtaccCAAATTAgctatttttacttatgaataaaaagaaaagatgctttaataatgtatttttatataccaACAAGATAGAAAATAGAGATGGgggaaaaagagaaaaaggataagattatatgaaataaaatgtattataatgtgtacaaaaaaaatatgaactcTTATGcttgtattatataaacatatagaTGTTATATCAGAAATAGGAACAATAACCAAATAAAATagtgaaaaataatacaaaatacaCTTTTGGTATTTGTGTTAAGCTTTTTGTATTTACTTTTAGCATAtacataatgaaaaatatctAATTGTAAGAattaatatacttataaaataatttttgtattatcaTGTCATTCCGTATCTTAtggatatatttaatattattacactaaaattaaaatacatataattatgtatatgtattacttattttaattatatgtatacaattCATAATTCttctattaataaatattgtgcgagtaacaaaataaattcaaaaactaaaaatttattaattgggcgtggaaaattttttatattaaagaatttatacaatatatatcttGTATATGAATGGGTGcgaaatgcatatataattatttatgaataaatcatatcaaaaaaaaaaaaaaaaaaaatagtaagcataaaaaattttgagtTAAAAGGGATTGActgattatataattataacaaatgaAGCAAAGCACtctaaattatatgtaatggGGTAAAAATAGATTTTTCcggataaaaagaaaattttaataatatgtgATACCTTTCcaaaatttgtaaatttatatataaattgaatcgggaaagaagaaaatataatgatattattacaatCATGTTCAGACTGGatcaattattattaaaaaaaaaaatgttcaatTTCTTCGCTTAAGaattgtacatttatatgatatattatttgaagacttttaatgaaattccttttatttaGTTCTTCACATATTCCATAATTACATCATGGAATAGAGCTATGCtgaacaatatatatatgtgttctAGAGAAAGCACAgttttaaggaaaaaatatatataacaaaatttttcttttttcctaagtgcattaaaataaaaaagaaataaatatttttaggtTCACAtgcaaaataattatataaacaataaattattttaattcttaaATACTTAATTTATAGAGtgaaataaatgtaaatgcaATGCAgttcaaataataaaatgcacATACTTTTgcttatcatttaaaaaaaaaaaaaaaaaatgtatatataatatatatttgatagTCCTCAAACAAAAATtttcgttttctttttttttctgtttatataatgaaccattcaaaaaacaattatattcatacttatattattattgttgaaATAAGATACTTCAGTTTTTACATTGTTTGTTTATTGCAAACAAGggttattatataatatgtattttacatttttctattttaaaatatagaaaaaaaaaaaaaaatatatataaatgcatacatatgtacatttttaagtGTATTTATAGTTGTGCGCTAATTTTGATCACGTAAGCTTAATATCGATTTTTAGCTTATCAAATGGTATAATATGAACTgagttaaataaaatataggaaatttgaaaaaataaaaactaaaaCTTATAAGGGATGCCCattttaacattaaaaaaatatgcgtGCTGAATACATATACGTCTTGATACAAAAATtgtgaaaaataatacaaaatatttatataatataaatatattatatttattactaacatttttaaatacatatgtgtcatttatttattcatgggttttataatatgcatgatgaattaataaatattttatagtcataaaatttatataagcttttgtttatttttcttctgaaaattttcttttctttttatgaaaaagcacaaaaagtttttttattaacgaCTTTACAATTTACTTTATTTGACTTATCTTCATCTTGgttttcaaatatttcattttctttgcATAATAATTGTTCTTGTTGTTTAACATCTATCTGAGTTTTTTCTATTTGTTCaaatttatcaaaatttttgttattagtACAATccaataaaatattgttcatattttttgaacAAGTGTTACCTCCCTCTAATTCAGTCAATTCGTTCTTTTCcatatcattaatttttatgatacCTTTCATCGATTCTTCCTGATCTATTAGTTTTGCattttcttttgcttttttttttttgatgtcTCCGCTTTTCACAATACTACTCATTTCATCAATTTTCACTcctttttccaatttttttttttgattccTCCTATTATCAAGTACTTCTACATCATCTTCCTGtttatatactatattttcATCATCCGTACATCTGTTATCATCGCTATCATTTTCGTAACTGTTATCTTTACCATTCCtattttcgtattttttattacgcTTATCATTTTCGTTGTCAAACTGATTTTTGCCACATTCATTATCTTTACTCTGATATTTAATTTCATCTTCTTCATCATCTTCGTCttcatcttcttcttcatcttcttcttcttcttcttcttcatcttcgtcttcatcttcatcttcatcttcatcttcttcatcttcttcaGTTTCTTCATCAGTTTCACCTTCTTCCTCCTCTTCATACTTTTCGTATTTATATTCCTCTGGTTGATCATAATACTGATCGGAATTTCCATCTTTATCTGAATGTATGGCTTCATTGTATACACtgctcatttttttataattctttacCTTCCCACTTTCATAATGTTGAATACCTTTTAGAAACTGATGATTACTGCAAGTGTCGTTAATCAGTTTTTTCGGTACATTTTTTGCGTTGAATATATAATCTTCTGCGTTAATTAAGCAATCTTGCATATTTGaatcattttgttttatgttctttgttttttgttcaaatttattgattacatttttttttacgtttttttgGTACATATTGGCACAGTTAACATGGGACATTTTATCCTCGGTATtcctatatttatatatattttcgtaCATAAAATCGTATTCGCATTCACTATCATAATTTCCTTCCAATTCCTCTTCATATTCTTCCTCTTCCCCACTTTTGCACGATTCTTTTAGTTGTTGTATCAAAGTACTGGTATGAagatttttgtaatttatgtgcatatttttcttattagaAGAACTTTTACTTTTGCTAGAATTTTGATAAACATGATcataattcatattattttttaaacttgTACTGTTAATGGAGTAGGACTTATTTTGCATATAAACATCTTCATCCTCTAATTCCACCATGTTAAGCCATGGATGTTGAAGCATGGTATATGCTGATGGTCTCGTTCGAGGATCTATTGAAAGCATTGGTAATAAAAAGCTACATAACGgattaatttctttttctggaatattatacttatatttcaatattttatgtaatccGTATCTTTTgatatttctaatatttttaagtttacatgtatctttattaaaatactTATGAGAATTAAATCCTGACTCGATCATATATTTTGGTATATTTCCTAAAACTTCAATCATAAAGCTTAAAtgttcttcatttttatcatatctATCCGATTTTTGCGGGTTGAATAGAAAATCTCCTGTTACCAATTCGAATATCATACAAGCAAATGACCATATATCTGCAGTTTCGTTAAAAccactttttaatattacttcTGGAGCTCTATATTGTCTTGTTTGTATTTCGGCATATCTGGATTCGTCAATCCATAAACTATTTCCTAAATCGCAAATTTTATAGCATGATTTTTCATGATAATAAACAGCAGGATCATAAGGTCTAATGCAGTAATCCCCTTCttctgtttttatataaacaacTTTACGTgtattttgattattttcCTGAGAATCTTTTGGTActttcaaattattattattattttccttcttGTACAATTCATGCAATTTCATAGCCTCAGGATGAACTAAATGATTAAACATATCACAATAAATGGGGAATTTGTTCATATCCTTTTCTACAAATTTCTCAGATTTCTCGTAATCGCTACACTCGCTATTCACTGAATTCTCTGTACGATCTTTATTATCTTCTACtggattttttttcaagtaaTCATTTGGTAACCTATGCAAATATAGAGGAAATTTATCATCTCCATACTTCTCTgggttatttaaaaaataactgTTATAATGATAAGGCTTTTTTGTTAGTGCTTCTTGCAAGGCgtgtatattataatatgtagTAAGCAAGGAAGGGTCCGAATTCGATGGTTTAAGTCTATGTTTAACATATGGaggttcatttattttttttattttttttaaattttgttcttttttatatggtgcattttcttttttataatcagAAACTTGCACATTTTCTGTACTATATAAAGTGTTTTCATCTACCATCGTATTAATAGTATTTCCACAGTAAttcatttcttctttttcagttttttttgttttttcatttaaaacgatgttaatattattattattattattactattattattattattactattattattactattactctCAATGTTGTTCTTATTATCTGACAACAACGCActaatgttattatttaacaCTTCTTTCGTAACTGCAgattcaataaaattatcattttccCCACAATTAGTAATACAATTTGTATTAACAATATTGTAACTAACTACATCCTCGCTGTAATTTTCTAAGGTCTTTTTTGATACACTGTCCTGACGTAATTGGGTGGTAACATtgatattttcattatcttcttttttaaattcattattatcattttgaGATGAATTACGTTGAGTTACAATATTTtgtttgttaatatatatattttctgtgATAGGTTTATCTCCTTCtttgtcctttttttccttttccatttttaatctttctctttttaaaattttttttttttttttttttaatttttttttctcatttttactTAGTTTACTCCACTCTATGTTATCCAACTCAATTTGATCTTTTCCATCATTTATGTATGATTCGTCATCTTCTACTTCTTCATTCGGGTAGGATTGCACTTGCATTTCATGTTTTTGTTGTTCATTAGAGGATGCACAATTctgcatatttttctttgtagtaaaataatttttatccaTTTCTTTATTTGCAATATGATTgctttcattttctttttcattgtcatttattaatttttccttactATAATCTTTCGGTTTGGGAATGTTCGTTAGAGCAGATACTAAAACATTTTCTGGTTTTATATCgctatgtataattttacagACATCGTGTAAATACTGTAATCCTATCAAAACATGTGTAGCAATTTTTCTAACTAAATTTAATGGAATACCTTTgtaatcataatattttattaaggaCAATAAATTAGGCCCCATAAATTCAAATACCATACAAACATGTGTACCATTGGGACCATTATGCTCAAAACTATCAATAAAGGAAACAACACCTTTAGTCATATTGTAATGAAAAAGTCTTTCTCTTTGTTGTTCTTTTAATTCTACCCACGAAGCGTCAAAGGAATTCACTTTAActgtttttaaataatttatctcACATTTTGCTGATTCTGTGTATGATTCTGATCCCTTCTGAATTTTTATAGCAACAAATTTTAATGGTTTGCTTTTTAAATCTGTTGCAACCCAAACGGTAGAAAAATGACCCCATCCTAATTTTCCTTCTATTCTGTATCTTTcgttatatatttcatttatctTAACAGGATGGTAACCACCATTGCAATATTCATCACTTCCTTCATCATCACTTTCTGTGTACTGTAACTTTCCAGATGTGGCATCTTGACTAGTGCTATTATTTGACGCGGACCTTGAATCAGTATAACTCATtgtttctttctttttcttttttgttttttttattttaattttttttgtggataaattttgtattttaaaattcctTAGATTTACAGATACATTCAtctaaatacatacatataaatatacatatatatttacaagcATATGCCTCTTTAAATACATTTCCTTATATCAGTTTTATGTTCACataatatttcaattttgtAAATACATTCTAAACGTTTTTCAagca
This window contains:
- a CDS encoding serine/threonine protein kinase, which gives rise to MSYTDSRSASNNSTSQDATSGKLQYTESDDEGSDEYCNGGYHPVKINEIYNERYRIEGKLGWGHFSTVWVATDLKSKPLKFVAIKIQKGSESYTESAKCEINYLKTVKVNSFDASWVELKEQQRERLFHYNMTKGVVSFIDSFEHNGPNGTHVCMVFEFMGPNLLSLIKYYDYKGIPLNLVRKIATHVLIGLQYLHDVCKIIHSDIKPENVLVSALTNIPKPKDYSKEKLINDNEKENESNHIANKEMDKNYFTTKKNMQNCASSNEQQKHEMQVQSYPNEEVEDDESYINDGKDQIELDNIEWSKLSKNEKKKLKKKKKKILKRERLKMEKEKKDKEGDKPITENIYINKQNIVTQRNSSQNDNNEFKKEDNENINVTTQLRQDSVSKKTLENYSEDVVSYNIVNTNCITNCGENDNFIESAVTKEVLNNNISALLSDNKNNIESNSNNNSNNNNNSNNNNNNINIVLNEKTKKTEKEEMNYCGNTINTMVDENTLYSTENVQVSDYKKENAPYKKEQNLKKIKKINEPPYVKHRLKPSNSDPSLLTTYYNIHALQEALTKKPYHYNSYFLNNPEKYGDDKFPLYLHRLPNDYLKKNPVEDNKDRTENSVNSECSDYEKSEKFVEKDMNKFPIYCDMFNHLVHPEAMKLHELYKKENNNNNLKVPKDSQENNQNTRKVVYIKTEEGDYCIRPYDPAVYYHEKSCYKICDLGNSLWIDESRYAEIQTRQYRAPEVILKSGFNETADIWSFACMIFELVTGDFLFNPQKSDRYDKNEEHLSFMIEVLGNIPKYMIESGFNSHKYFNKDTCKLKNIRNIKRYGLHKILKYKYNIPEKEINPLCSFLLPMLSIDPRTRPSAYTMLQHPWLNMVELEDEDVYMQNKSYSINSTSLKNNMNYDHVYQNSSKSKSSSNKKNMHINYKNLHTSTLIQQLKESCKSGEEEEYEEELEGNYDSECEYDFMYENIYKYRNTEDKMSHVNCANMYQKNVKKNVINKFEQKTKNIKQNDSNMQDCLINAEDYIFNAKNVPKKLINDTCSNHQFLKGIQHYESGKVKNYKKMSSVYNEAIHSDKDGNSDQYYDQPEEYKYEKYEEEEEGETDEETEEDEEDEDEDEDEDEDEEEEEEEDEEEDEDEDDEEDEIKYQSKDNECGKNQFDNENDKRNKKYENRNGKDNSYENDSDDNRCTDDENIVYKQEDDVEVLDNRRNQKKKLEKGVKIDEMSSIVKSGDIKKKKAKENAKLIDQEESMKGIIKINDMEKNELTELEGGNTCSKNMNNILLDCTNNKNFDKFEQIEKTQIDVKQQEQLLCKENEIFENQDEDKSNKVNCKVVNKKTFCAFS